One Bacillus sp. FJAT-52991 genomic region harbors:
- the gerQ gene encoding spore coat protein GerQ yields MKQQTTTPYMYSTPMYYQPTPMYTPPAGSTLPAAGGTTGQVAGQQVPGMLPAEESYIENILRLNRGKVATVYMTFENNREWNAKIFKGVIEAAGRDHLVLSDPQTGRRYLLPMIYLDYITFDEEIEYQYPFGGGPMASYPPR; encoded by the coding sequence ATGAAGCAACAGACAACAACTCCATACATGTATAGTACGCCGATGTATTATCAGCCAACTCCCATGTATACTCCCCCAGCAGGCTCTACCTTACCAGCAGCTGGAGGAACGACAGGGCAAGTAGCTGGACAACAAGTTCCTGGCATGTTGCCAGCAGAAGAGTCGTACATTGAAAACATTTTAAGACTCAACCGAGGAAAAGTCGCTACTGTCTATATGACCTTTGAAAACAATCGTGAATGGAATGCTAAAATCTTCAAAGGTGTCATCGAAGCTGCTGGCCGTGATCATTTAGTATTAAGCGACCCTCAAACAGGCAGACGCTACTTATTGCCAATGATCTACCTTGACTACATCACATTCGATGAGGAAATCGAATATCAATACCCATTCGGCGGCGGACCAATGGCATCTTATCCACCGAGATAA
- a CDS encoding DUF423 domain-containing protein translates to MKTFIIIGAINAFLSVALGAFGAHGLEGKVEPKYLEIWKTGVQYQMFHALGLILVGILMGQIPASSFLNWSGWLMLIGIILFSGSLYVLTVTQIGILGAITPFGGVAFLAGWVLLVLAVMKM, encoded by the coding sequence ATGAAGACGTTTATTATCATTGGCGCAATTAATGCTTTTTTATCCGTCGCTCTTGGGGCGTTCGGTGCTCATGGGCTTGAAGGGAAGGTAGAGCCTAAGTATTTAGAGATTTGGAAAACAGGTGTCCAATACCAAATGTTTCATGCCTTAGGTTTAATTTTGGTTGGCATTCTTATGGGGCAAATTCCGGCCAGCTCTTTTCTTAATTGGTCCGGTTGGTTAATGCTTATTGGAATCATTTTATTCTCTGGAAGTTTATACGTGTTAACAGTCACGCAAATCGGCATTCTTGGAGCGATTACACCATTCGGTGGCGTGGCCTTTTTAGCGGGCTGGGTGTTGCTTGTTCTTGCTGTGATGAAGATGTAA
- a CDS encoding YwdI family protein — protein sequence MNISHQSVLNKIEIEVRQARQAEKSDEIKRHVHTIKALCDLVLESAADGPGVVSSVRGEHVFPPSTLSQPSINQEEKIETEDGANGDSIFDF from the coding sequence ATGAATATTTCCCATCAATCTGTACTAAATAAAATCGAAATAGAAGTTCGACAAGCAAGGCAGGCTGAAAAAAGCGATGAAATTAAGCGACATGTACATACAATTAAGGCGTTGTGTGATTTAGTACTGGAATCCGCTGCGGATGGGCCGGGAGTTGTATCTTCTGTTCGAGGGGAGCACGTCTTTCCGCCATCGACATTGTCACAGCCATCGATCAATCAAGAAGAAAAGATAGAAACAGAAGATGGAGCCAACGGTGATTCGATATTTGACTTTTAA
- a CDS encoding potassium channel protein has translation MKDRKRYQHLINSLAAMSAMCLIGTIGFKYFEDLSWFDALWLTIITVLTVGYGDTIPVTQEGRWFALIIIPVSVGIVSYAIGAIASLVVEGELSTSMRERKMKKKIDQLENHIIVCGLGRVGEQVLDYVREYKDMQVVFIDEREEPLHKILKSDELFIVGDATEDDVLKSAGIERAATLVVALSSDADNVFITLTAKGLNPDIYIVSKAEREATEKKLKTAGAARVINPSSTGGKQIVMSILKPLSVHYMDLVLSADHAEYSIEEILIQKESSFVDQSLKGLDIRNVYHVTIVAILRNGSLIGIPKSDEKLQAHDKIIVFGAEENLTVFEKAITP, from the coding sequence ATGAAAGATAGAAAGAGATATCAACATTTAATAAATAGTCTTGCGGCTATGAGCGCGATGTGTTTGATTGGGACGATCGGGTTTAAATATTTTGAAGATTTAAGCTGGTTCGATGCCCTTTGGTTGACCATTATTACTGTGTTGACTGTTGGCTATGGAGATACCATCCCTGTTACGCAAGAAGGAAGATGGTTTGCACTAATCATTATTCCTGTAAGTGTCGGAATCGTATCTTACGCGATCGGGGCGATAGCTTCACTCGTCGTGGAGGGGGAGCTTTCTACATCAATGAGGGAGAGAAAGATGAAAAAAAAGATTGATCAATTGGAGAATCATATTATCGTATGTGGATTAGGCCGAGTTGGAGAACAAGTGTTGGATTATGTAAGAGAGTACAAAGATATGCAAGTCGTATTTATTGATGAAAGAGAGGAGCCTTTACATAAAATATTGAAATCGGATGAATTGTTTATTGTTGGTGATGCCACAGAAGATGATGTACTAAAGTCTGCTGGTATTGAACGGGCGGCTACGCTTGTAGTAGCACTATCTAGTGATGCAGATAATGTGTTCATTACGTTGACAGCTAAGGGACTTAATCCTGATATTTATATTGTCTCAAAAGCGGAAAGGGAGGCTACAGAGAAGAAGCTAAAGACGGCTGGAGCAGCTAGAGTTATTAATCCATCCTCAACCGGTGGCAAGCAGATAGTAATGTCTATTTTAAAGCCATTGAGCGTCCACTATATGGATTTAGTTCTCTCTGCAGATCATGCTGAGTATTCGATTGAAGAAATACTGATTCAAAAGGAATCTTCATTTGTAGATCAGTCGTTGAAAGGTTTAGATATTCGCAATGTCTATCATGTGACAATTGTGGCAATTTTGAGGAACGGATCTTTAATTGGTATACCAAAATCAGATGAAAAATTGCAAGCACATGATAAAATAATAGTGTTTGGGGCTGAGGAAAATTTGACAGTGTTTGAAAAAGCGATTACCCCTTAA
- a CDS encoding uracil-DNA glycosylase gives MAVLKNDWAELLHEEFEQPYYLKLREFLKEEYATNIIYPNMYDIFNAFHLTPYQEIKVVILGQDPYHGPNQAHGLSFSVQPGIPFPPSLRNIFKELSHDLGCEIPTNGSLIPWAKQGVLLLNTVLTVRQGEANSHRGKGWERFTDQVISCINKREQPVVFILWGRPAQKKLELIDQSKHKIIQAPHPSPLSASRGFFGSHPFSKANDFLQELGETPINWCLNNG, from the coding sequence CTTCGGGAATTTCTTAAAGAAGAATATGCTACAAACATCATTTATCCGAATATGTATGATATTTTTAATGCGTTTCATTTGACTCCTTATCAAGAGATAAAAGTGGTGATTCTTGGACAAGACCCTTACCATGGACCGAATCAAGCGCATGGTTTAAGTTTTTCTGTTCAACCGGGAATACCGTTCCCACCATCGTTAAGAAATATCTTCAAAGAGTTATCTCATGATCTTGGATGCGAGATTCCAACCAATGGTTCTTTAATTCCGTGGGCTAAACAAGGGGTATTGCTTTTGAATACGGTATTGACTGTTCGGCAAGGGGAAGCCAATTCCCACCGTGGCAAAGGTTGGGAACGCTTTACCGACCAAGTGATTTCTTGCATCAATAAACGAGAGCAGCCTGTGGTTTTTATTCTTTGGGGCCGCCCTGCTCAAAAGAAGCTCGAGTTGATCGATCAATCGAAACATAAAATTATTCAGGCGCCACACCCGAGTCCGTTATCAGCTAGTAGAGGGTTTTTCGGAAGTCATCCTTTTTCAAAGGCGAACGATTTTCTTCAAGAGCTTGGTGAAACACCTATCAATTGGTGTCTGAATAATGGTTAA